In Panicum virgatum strain AP13 chromosome 4N, P.virgatum_v5, whole genome shotgun sequence, a single window of DNA contains:
- the LOC120670306 gene encoding 40S ribosomal protein S24-1-like: protein MADSKAAAAVTLRTRKFMTNRLLSRKQFVLEVIHPGRPNVSKAELKERLAKVYEVKDPNCIFVFKFRTHFGGGKSTGFGLIYDNLEAAKKFEPKYRLIRNGLATKVEKSRKQMKERKNRAKKIRGVKKTKAGDAKKK from the exons ATGGCAGACTCgaaggccgccgcggcggtgacCCTCCGCACGCGAAAGTTCATGACCAACCGCCTCCTCTCCCGCAAGCAGTTCGTGCTCGAGGTTAtccaccccggccgccccaaCGTCTCCAAG GCGGAGCTGAAGGAGCGGCTGGCGAAGGTGTACGAGGTCAAGGACCCCAACTGCATCTTCGTCTTCAAGTTCCGCACCCACTTCGGAGGCGGCAAGTCCACCGGCTTCGGTCTCATCTACGACAACCTCGAGGCCGCCAAGAAGTTCGAGCCCAAGTATCGCCTCATCAGG AATGGTCTTGCTACCAAAGTAGAGAAATCTCGTAAGCAGATGAAGGAGCGGAAGAACAGGGCAAAGAAGATCCGTGGTGTGAAGAAG ACAAAGGCTGGCGATGCCAAGAAGAAGTAA